Proteins encoded together in one Onychomys torridus chromosome 1, mOncTor1.1, whole genome shotgun sequence window:
- the LOC118582999 gene encoding transcription elongation factor SPT4-A-like — protein MALETVLVPKDLRHLRACLLCSLVKTIDQFEYDGCDNCEAYLQMKGNREMVYDCTSSSFDGIIAMMSPEDSWVSKWQRVSNFKPGVYAVSVTGRLPQGIVPELKSWGVAYKSSDTAIKT, from the coding sequence ATGGCCCTGGAGACGGTGCTGGTGCCGAAGGACCTGCGGCACCTGCGGGCTTGTTTGCTGTGTTCGTTAGTCAAGACTATAGACCAGTTTGAATATGATGGGTGTGACAATTGTGAAGCGTACCTACAAATGAAGGGCAACAGAGAGATGGTATATGACTGCACCAGCTCTTCATTTGATGGGATCATTGCAATGATGAGTCCAGAAGACAGCTGGGTCTCCAAGTGGCAGCGAGTCAGTAACTTTAAGCCGGGTGTATATGCTGTGTCAGTCACTGGTCGCCTACCCCAAGGAATTGTCCCGGAGCTGAAAAGTTGGGGAGTGGCCTACAAATCCAGCGACACGGCAATAAAGACCTAG